GGCAATCCCAGCTCCGACTAAAAGCGTTCCCGCATAAAGAAGAGGAAGGTTGATGGTACGAAGAGCAGAACCAAGGGTCATCACAATTAAAACACCGAGGAAGAGTTTTTCGATACCAAAGCGTTTGGCCCAGCTTGCTGCAAAAGGCGAGAATATGGCAAAGGTCAAAAGAGGCAGACTTGTTAAGAGACCGAGAGAACTGACCTCAACTCCTAGACCAGAAGCAATGTCTGATAAGACAGTTGACAAGGTTGTGAACGGAGCCCGCAAAACGATTCCTAGAAGAAGGATTCCAGGGATTAGAAAATGTGAATGTTTCTGTTTCATAAAGCATCTCCATATTTAATAAGGGTATTCAAATTTATAAGCATATGACACTAATGCGTCACTTCCATCTTACCATAAATGATGAGAGTAATGAAAGCGATTACGATGGATTATCACAAAGAAAAAGAGAGAATCTTTAGTTATAAAATTTTATTCTACTGATTATCTAATAACAGAGTAGGATTTAAAAAAGACTGAACATCTAGTCCAGCCTCTATTCGATGTCTTCTTAAATTTCATATCCCATAAGGAGTCCGCCTTCTTCGGCATAAAAACTACAAAGTCCAGAAGTAGGAAGGACTTCGATGCTTGCATGGGCGAATTTTTCACGAATCAATGCAGAGAATTGCTCGATAAATTTGTTATTGTTGCGGTGAGCAATCGTAATATGTCCACCTGTATAGCCTGCCTTGATCAATTCATCAAAGGCAGCTTTGATAGCTTTCTTTTGGCCACGAGCTTTTTGAAGCAACTCTAGGGTACCAGTCTTACTAGCTTCACCGACCATACGGATATTGAGGAGTCCAACAACGGTGCCAACCAGTTTGCTTAGACGACCATTTTTCACCAAATTATCAACTTTAGCTAAAACAAAGAGCAACTTAGTTTTGGCTTGGTAAGCTGTGATGGCATCAAGGACTTGGTCAAAATCAAGGCCTTCTGCGACTAAGTGATTGAGCTTACGAACGAGCAGGTCGACCTCGCCACCAGCTGATAGACTATCAATGACGTGAATCTTGGTATCAGGATGCTCTTCCAGATAAATTTTCTTAGCAATTTCAGCACTATTATAGCTCCCAGAAAGGGTTCCGGTAATCGTCACAACGATGATATTGTCCGCCCCTTCAAAGGACTTCATGTAGTCATCAGGACTTGGACAAGCAGATTTGGAAGCAGTTGTAGTTGCATACATCTCCTCCATCATTTGATCAATATTGAGTTGGGCATCATCCCTGTAAATGGTTTCGCCCACTTGGATAGTCAAAGGGACACTGACAAACTCCGTATCTGGTGCCAGATTGTCTAAAGAACGGTAGTCACAGCCTGAATCCGCAATAATTTTCCATTTCATAGGTTATACCTCATATCTGCATAATGTACATTGACAAGTGTTTTGTCTTCTTTTACAATTTTATCATGAAGTGCATTGCTATCATAGTAGATCTCATCGGGTGTGACAGATAGAAAGTGAATGTTATGGCAGAAAGAAAAATCTCAGAGAAATCCTTGGAAAATCTGAAACGATTTAACCAAGAAAACAAGGCAATTACACGAGAATCCATCGAAATTTCTCTCCTGCAATTGTTGGAGAAAAAAGACTTTAAAAAGATTACCATATCGGAACTGGTTGAGCGTGCAGGTGTATCCCGAGCTGCCTTTTATCGCAATTATGGTTCCAAGGAAGAGATTTTGAAGTCCATTTTTGAGTCTAGTATTGCAAAGATAACCAAATCTTTAGATGGGTATAATCTCAAGACGGATCTTTACCAAGTCTGGGTTTATCTCCTTAAGGAAGTCAAAAAAGAAGCCAAAATCATCAGTCTTGCCATTGATTACAATTTTGAGCAAGTATTGACCAAGGCTGTTTATGATTTTTTGGAAAAACGAAATGGTAGCTCATCAAATGGTGCCGGTAGCTACCTTAATTCCTTCTGGAGCTCGGCTATTGTTTCAGTAATTTCCAAATGGGTCAAGGATGGCATGAAGACCCCAGCGGAAAAAATCGCCAAGCTCGGTCTCCCGCTTTTTCCACAAAAGAAGAAGTAGTAATCGCCTACTACTACAACTAATTGGAGGTTCTGTATGCCAATTTATGAATTTTGTGCAGAGAATGTCACTCTCTTAGAAAAATCCTTTAAAGCCGGTGCTCAACGCGTGGAGTTGTGTGATAATCTGGCTGTTGGAGGCACGACACCTTCTTATGGTGTCATAAAGGCAGCCGTTGAGCTGGCCAAGGACTATCAGGCTAAAGTGATTGTAATGATCCGTCCACGAGGGGGCGACTTTGTCTATAGCCAGCAGGAATTAGCTATCATGCTAGAAGATATCAAATGTGCGCGTGACTTGGGTGTTGACGGCTTTGCACTAGGGGCTTTGACTTCGGAAAACCAACTCAATACAGAAGCTCTAAAGACCTTGCTAGATGCTAGTCGAGGCTTGGAGGTCACCATGCACATGGTCTTTGACCAGATTCCTAAAGCAGACCAGCCTAGTGCTATCCAGTGGCTTAAGGAACACGGTGTGACGCGTCTGCTCACCCGTGCTGGAACTCCCGAGACTGATTTAGAATCACGCTTGAAACGTTATGCAGAATTGGTTCAGCTAGCAGACGGTCAGTTGGATATTTTAGCAGGAGGTGGTATCTCCGTGACTAATCGTGACCAATTTCTTGCCATACCTGGTCTTGAGCAAGTTCATGGAACACGTGTCGTCTTTTAGATTTACAATGGAACCAGCTTCTTGGCTCGGTTCCTTTTGATTGTTGTGCAATGGGAGGCACTTTGCTTTTCTAGTCATTCTTTGGTAAGCTATTACTATAGCATTAAAAAAATTGGGGGATGTATGTTAGATAATTTGTTAAAAAAGAACCCTATCTTGGGTGTCATTATTTATCCGTTATTAGGGCTAGGAGCTATTTGGCTTGGTCACTATTACTCACAGAGCCTTTCGCTATTGGAAAAAACGGGTGGTCAGATCAAGGTTAATACTTTTGTTTACATTGCCTATCAATTAGGTGGGACTAAACTCGTCATGGTTGCCTTTATTCTCTTTGCCCTCTTCTTTTTCTATTTGGGCTATACCTATCTTAAAAAACTTGGCAATACTCAGAAATAAGGACTATGGTTATCCACGAACTGCAGCTACTTGCTTGCAGTTTTTTTCGTTCCTAACGGCTACCCTGAGGCACTCATTGAGTTTCA
Above is a window of Streptococcus salivarius DNA encoding:
- a CDS encoding DegV family protein, with the translated sequence MKWKIIADSGCDYRSLDNLAPDTEFVSVPLTIQVGETIYRDDAQLNIDQMMEEMYATTTASKSACPSPDDYMKSFEGADNIIVVTITGTLSGSYNSAEIAKKIYLEEHPDTKIHVIDSLSAGGEVDLLVRKLNHLVAEGLDFDQVLDAITAYQAKTKLLFVLAKVDNLVKNGRLSKLVGTVVGLLNIRMVGEASKTGTLELLQKARGQKKAIKAAFDELIKAGYTGGHITIAHRNNNKFIEQFSALIREKFAHASIEVLPTSGLCSFYAEEGGLLMGYEI
- a CDS encoding TetR/AcrR family transcriptional regulator, whose product is MAERKISEKSLENLKRFNQENKAITRESIEISLLQLLEKKDFKKITISELVERAGVSRAAFYRNYGSKEEILKSIFESSIAKITKSLDGYNLKTDLYQVWVYLLKEVKKEAKIISLAIDYNFEQVLTKAVYDFLEKRNGSSSNGAGSYLNSFWSSAIVSVISKWVKDGMKTPAEKIAKLGLPLFPQKKK
- a CDS encoding copper homeostasis protein CutC yields the protein MPIYEFCAENVTLLEKSFKAGAQRVELCDNLAVGGTTPSYGVIKAAVELAKDYQAKVIVMIRPRGGDFVYSQQELAIMLEDIKCARDLGVDGFALGALTSENQLNTEALKTLLDASRGLEVTMHMVFDQIPKADQPSAIQWLKEHGVTRLLTRAGTPETDLESRLKRYAELVQLADGQLDILAGGGISVTNRDQFLAIPGLEQVHGTRVVF